The Quercus robur chromosome 3, dhQueRobu3.1, whole genome shotgun sequence DNA segment CAACCAGTACATAGCTACCCGAATATGACTATCTATTATCTATCACAATTTTGATTGATATTAGATATTATCAAAACCATTAAGATTTATAAAGGGTCAGCCTCTATGATTTGGTGGAGCTTAGTTCTAATTTTTAAGGACCACAGAGTGATTTAGTCAAGATGCCTACCATTACTATAATCTTGATAAGATTGAGTCCTGGTTATGGCTAAATCTACATAATGAAGTACattcagatctcttatttaagtCCCCTAAACATTAATTTATTACCAAATAGAATTGGAAGGAaatttcataacaaaaaaaaaatagcctcCGAAAAATTTAGACACACCCATAAAAAGGTCAACTTCTAGACCTTAAATCTTTAAAGtgtgaaacttaaaaaaaaataaaaaaaaaataaaaaaataaaaaaaataaaaaaataaaaaaaacccacataaTGTAGTGAAGAGATACCCACATATTTGAAATGAAACTCAAGAATGTATCCTCTACCAAATATTGTTGCTATGAGTGATATGAATGGCCGGAATTTACAGCTTTGGAAGTTTGGATTGATCCTCTTTTCACTAACTAATGTGAGATTCTTTCAATGTTAAGGTTTGGTATAGAAATGTATAATTAAGCAATTACATAGTTTCATCGTGGAATCCCAAAACAAAAGGAAGTATCACAGATTTTGATGAAATTGTATAATACATACAGACACTAGAAATAAACATCAAAATGTGATGGTTGCAAATCCAATACTCAAAAGTTGCTGATTTGTCCACTTGACTTTGATTATTGGTttccatcaacaacaacaaaaaagactTTGATTAttggtctttttcttttttctgggctaagaaaaaaaatgtgacaaTGAGAGGAAAGAGTCACAATTGACAAGTATAAACCCCAAACCCACTTAAAAATACTATGCTATGCCTCCTAAGATATTTTAAGTATTTATAGATCACCATCTATCCTTCTTTAACAATGTTGAAAATTCTCACCCACAACCACGAGATCCTAGAAGCTTTGAGAGGGATGGAAGACTTGGACCATTAGTTGAAACTTAAAATCTTTTCTTGTAATTTACGTCTCTTTGTATAAAGCTCACATGTGGATATGCTCTGCTATATGGTTTGGGTATACTTAAAAGTTTTGATTTCATTTgttctctaaaaaataaaaataaaaagatttcaTTTGTTCTGCTCTGAACTTaacaaaatattgtatttttcgAGACTAGAGATAAGTAATTCCtccagaagaagaagagaaaatttttttttttttttttttttggcctttaaCTTTATTAGCCAATAGTTAGAAACCCACCAAGAGAAACTTAATACTTAGGGACTAATgaatgataatatattattgacatttatttttttaaggctCATATGGTAGAGAAGATAACTCCTTTTTTTGTTAGAATGAAAATGACTTGAAGGCACGTTTGGTTAAAAAACTAATTTGGAatagtattttaaaaatgaggtaagaaaaatgttaatttatgactctctttttcatttttatatgatttcttcctagtctttttctttttttttgtaaagctCCGAGTCATTATTAAAATGTATTATTCTACATATCTAAAGATGCTAATGGaggattaaataaataatactaatcgAGGAACTATCAATAAGTTTAAAGacacaacttttattaaaatttgataaagtAATCAATTATGAGTGGTGCAATTTACTTTTACATGTACTCACCGCTTGTTTTTTTATCACTCCATCAAGTTGTGGCCAaaattgtgtccctaaattTATTATGGAATCATACAACATTTGGGGTGAATTTAAGCCTTACactttataaattttatcttCTACTAATTATTCTAACTAATTGATTAGCCAAAAGGGACTAATCACTgtttaaaaatagtaataactaacaaataaagaattttgaagatgatgggtccgtttggatataacttattttgttgaaaactgaaaacactgtagtaaaataatttttaaatatatgaatagtgccgtggaacccatttttaatgaaaaagttgctgaaaagtgagaTTTGTAAGTTCCCTGAACAGTACATGAAACCCACTGACAGTACCATTTCAGACCAATGTGTGGACATTCAAAGTgctagtgggtcccgtgcacagtgcacgggacccattGGTAGGTCTATATCCCACGTGAAACCAACttctggtaaaaaaaaaaaaaaaagaggctaaaAACGCGAATGCAGAACGTGGACGCgcaaaccaaacacacacgATATGTATGGTATtgtctaaattttcttttccaaattgAATTCCGTGTTCACTTCCCTCACCAATTTTCTGAAAAAAAGCAAAACGAGAAATAgctcaaattttataatatagtaattgaaaaagagaaatgagttgtgtttcatttatttccatttttagagcatttgaatcaaataatgcaaaatagaaaaaatggcTCAATTTTATACATTCAAACCTCAAAATCATCCACATCAATCAAATTAAGATGTGTAAACTTGCAAAGTTGCTACAATAACCATGTAAATTTTATACtggcattatttatttttttattttttctttatgtatctAGAGGATAAATGAAGAGAGTAGATGGTGGTTATTGTGtatgaaaaaagagaaataattaaaaaaaaaatagatattttaataaaatgtagtataaaataaataattatgtgagatgttttgaaaagtgagtatatgatataaaaaaaacatatttttatactaaaatagccATAAATTTTGCCGTGACCAGTTGGGGCTGATCTTATTATCTTGCAACAAATGGGCAACCAAGATTTGAGacaacaaagaaataaattaaggaCCAAATAACGAGGTCTCCATCTAGTTAAGTTTGCAATTAAAATTTGTGAATTGGTAAATTACAGGCAAAAGGGCACGTTGCATTAGCAATCTCTAGATGACTTCATTCTTAAGTCTAAACTGATCTGATCCCCGCCTTTTGAGTTGGAATTACAGTGAGCAAAGAGCTGTTGCCTGTTGTTTCTTAAAACAGGGGCCACATAGTGCTGGTGCGGTTGCAGAGGCACATGTATTGTGGGTTAAATATTCTTTGGTGGTCAGAGGAAGCTATAAGTGAAGGCCTGAATCATATGTTTCAGTGGACAATGTCTTTTTATAATGCTTGGAGGCCTTCCACACCGCTAAATCTCTGTGACTAAATAATCCGAAAATGTTAAGGCAATAATATTTGTCACAAGTTGTGAGTGATGGGTTCATACTTCCACTACTCATAACTTGTCACGTGAGTAAATTGTGACAAAATTTACGATTCTAACATTACTCAAATAAACCATTGTTGataatagttttattattattatttttttattatgcaaAATATTAGGTtctataattaaattcatatacaAAGTtacatgagttttttttttttttgagaaagaagttaCATGAGTTCAATTATTGAAATATCACACTTTATACTTTATTATTCGTTAATGCAatcatatatttgaatttaattaagaaaagtcttaacatatttttgaaatcaCAATGTTAACTTGAAATCATAAACTTATCAATACTTTGACCGTATCCTTAACACTTTTGGCCTCAtttgttctcttctttgtttattGCGCAGAGAGAGCATATTTTTGTTAGACTTATTATGTATgtcaaatttaatattaattgggTGCTATTTACTATGTCATCCACAAATTCTTATTTTTcgcataattttaattttaaatattttgaaatttaaatattttataataagataattattaatCTTTTATTATCTTGCTATTTTACAAGCATGAAATGCGTAAAGAGATTATGTAATCAAACGAttgatttgtaaaaaattattttaatgaaaagttaGTATGCCATCGTCTTGGCATCATGCCCATGGGGCCTGCCATGGCTTTGGGAGAGTGCACACTGGCATGTCATGCCCTAGCTGCCTACCCACGTTGGGCTGCCATGACCTAGGCAACTAGATAAGGCTTTGTTTGGCCCTATCGTAAGTAAAACCTCACAAAGcctttaaaactttaaaatctctttaaccatttttttttttttttttgtcttaccTAATACTTTTTCCTACcaaagaaattttgaaatttggaactttaaatgaaaaatgtttACAATACTCTGTTCATACTTTATAAATTCATAAGTTCAAATCATTGTTCATTATAATTTGACAATTATTCAAAAGCTAAAGaattattcaattaaaactttatatttaaaaatactaaattagTAGTATAACAATGTAATCAATTaggaatacatttttttttaagtagattAGTTAATGTAATATATATTGTGAGTTTCAATTAGTTTAACAAGTAAATTCTCTTGTCAAATATGGATTGTATCTTAATAAAGAAGGTTAATGTAATGCATATTATTATGCTGTTTTCAGTATCAACTTGAATTAGGGACCTTGGGGATTCAATAGTTCAaagatatttaaaattgaaataaagcTAAATATGCCATGAAAGagtagttttaggcttttagcaaGACTGGTAATGAATTGTCAATTTTTCATGCCTATTACTATTAGGCAATTAATGTAGCGTGGCTGCATGGGGTCTTATGTCATGTCCCACTCCTACCCACCCCTGTGCTCTATTCCTAAATCATGGTTTGATTATATTAACAGCTTGAGCTTGACCTCCATGATCATGCTAAACTACCATCAGGCAGAAATACTAAGCATGATAAACACCTTTtgtataattattaattttgatgattATTCTTAACACACAGTAagtattagttttaatttttgacaaataaatATAACAACTAAACAAGAACTTAGGAATAGATAAatatgtcttcttcttcttttttttccccttatttttttGTGCAAATAAAGGTGGGGTAACATTTAAGGATCGAAATCCAAAATATTATCTGATTATCTCAAGCATGGAAGGATTTTCTAATCAAAGCAGTGACTCAGACTCTtccaatatataattatatttatatgccATGAATCGCTTCTGTTTTTAGAGAGTCGTTACTTGTAAGGAACTTACTTTGATGATGAGTCATTTTTTGTGGGGACAAagacaaaattaatttaagtgTCACTGGTTAAGCTAGTTGAAACAGTGTTGTGCAAAACTATTTGGAGGGGTTTGGGATTTCAGGGCCCTAAAACGTTTAATCTAACTCTTCTAGCACGATAATGTTGGAGGTTATTCCTATGCCATGAAGTAAGGCACTAGAGTGAGAATTGCATAGATAGAATTACTTTCTTACTAAAAataggaagaaaagaaagaggacaGATAATAAATGATTACTGAGAAGgtaattatattaaaaacaacCAATAAGAGGAAAATCATATGAACAAAGAGATTTAAGTAAGGCCCAATCAACCCACTCTGATACCGTGTAGGAATTTGCAATgtgagggaaaaaagaaaagaaagaaaacataagaGTTATGTGGTTAGTTCTTATGACTTACATCCACATGACAAGAGTTCAAGGGTTACATTTTctcataaactttttttttataagatctCATTCCGTTTTCTTTATAATACATTGCAACAAAATCCATATTTATATTGTTACACATAAAAGTCAAAGATAATTTAAATATGAATTGGATATTTAGGTGTTGTTTGGTTCTCGTTGAGTGTGTATTCATTTCCTCTGTTCAATTTTTGgactcattttctttttctcaaatctTGTACTCATTTTCTCTACCCAACCCATTTTatgtttggcaaaaaaaaaaattgtatagtttatgtttgtttttccacTTTATATATTACAATTAAAAATTCACCACACCACCCTCACACCAATGATCAAATCAAAACCATAATCAATTCTAACATCCAcctccatcaccaccaccaccaaatctAAACTCACAGATAGAGTGGAAAAGAACCAGAAAGAAATGGCTACAACAACAGCCACACCCACCACCATTTCCCCCACTCGGAACACCCATCACCAtagccacagccacaaccaaaaccaaacccatgcccaaacccaaatcaaaacccaccaccaaacccaatTGGCTTAgtgccaccaaaaaaaaaaaaaaaaaaaaaaagaaaagaaagaacaaacaaacaaactagcCATTGTTGAACTCAAccaagagagaaaatttaatcttgaccaaggggagagagagagagagagagatgttggggagtaaaaaaaaaggcttaaagTTGAGTACGTGGGGgccaaaaattttagatttattataaaaatgtcatTGTATTTGTTTTCGCTGAAAATGAAAACAGCCAAaagtctttttcattttctatattcaaattcattttttctagATACTGACAATAAAACTGAGTACTTAAaccaaaccaattttttttgtggtgggtATCAATTTATTGTCCCAACACAATTTATTGTCTCAAATCCATAATTTTCTCTAGCAGTTAGTCTTTCAATTTATTAACCAATCCTATAATTTTCTCTGGCAATTAACATCTTGATTTGGTCTTTACTTTCATGGAAATAAAGTGAATTATACTTTCCAACAATGATTTGCTCCTTTCATGATTTCTTAATTCAGATGGTCAGATGGTGAGTGTATACATGTCTAGTGTAGGCAATATTGTGGAGGATGCAAAATTGGAGGCACATGATCTGGATTTCTTTTCATTTAGATGGATTCGAGATTTCTGTAATAAAGCTGCTGTTGCTTTAGCAAAGCATATAATTTTGGTAGTGAATGTGTTAATTTGGTTAGAAGAAATTCCTTCTCACATTGCCAGATTTGTAGGGCAGGATGTGTAATGTAAATGTGTACTTTTATCAATGAAAGCTATCTGttctattcataaaaaaatgccCACCTCTCCAATCATCAATGAAAGCTATCTATTCTATccaaaaaatgtgtaattttattacatataaGAAACTTcttaatttcttcttctcttttttttccgcATGGAATTCAGGTAAATCAAACCTTGAAACTGAAGTTGAGACGTGATATTAATTTATAACAGAAGCACAGATTAATCCTGAATTCAAATAAtaccataaataaaaattaaacacaaaaaaaacaaaaactagaaagaataatatcaaaaacaaTTACTGGGAAACATGATAAGCATGCATGCACAGGAAGCACTCAGCTCTTACATGTTGGTATTTCAATCTGAATTTTGGCATTTGGTTCATGGCTTATCGATCTCTTAGGAAACactcaaaggaaaaagaagaagaggagagaaATAATAACAATCTAAAACTTGAGAAGACTTAAACCTACTGTCTCTTTTTGATGATTCAATTAGTTACAATAATAGGCAAAGGGATTCGAATCTTGATTCtcttaataaataaagtagACCAGGCTATATCACTAAGCTACAAAGCTCTTGACCAAACTACCGCCTCTTGACCTTGCATTTTCTTGGTCTGCCCAAAAATCTTCCCACACTCGTATTTGATGGAACACCAACCATAATATCCTCACATATAATGTTCAATTTCATTTTATCCATTGTAGAAAACCATCTAGTCCAAATATTGACTTTCATCTTAAGGTCAAACTTGACCACCCCAGTATTCTTCTCTGCAATGATATCCTCCATTACTCTATCCTCCACATACATTGAAGAAGTATCAAGCTTCACCTTAATTGCTCTTTGGTCCTTTCTAGGCTGAACAAATGGCTCAATAGAATTGCCTGAGAGGAATTTGCTTTTGTAGAACAAAGACAAGTCAAAAAGACTGTAATAGAAACTATTATGATAAGGGTTTCGTAGCAACAAATAAAAATCCCACTTGGAAGTTATATAAGAGCCTGAAATGTTAAAGGGACATACAAAGACTGCATAAACTTGCAAATTTGGACGAGGGGCATTCCCAAAATAAATTCCTAGGACAGTAGCAATGataacaacaataatcaaaatcaaaatcaacatgCAAAACCAATGAACACCAATTTTGTCACCCAGGGTTTTAGGCTTGGGTTCAGTATCAATGGCTGGTGGAAGTGTTTGGGGTAGTGCAACTTCAAGATTATTAGGATTGGGGTTAGTATCATTCGCTTGTGGATGTGGAGGAAGAATTTgccacacacaaacacaatcagCAGGTGGCGAAGAAAGATGAAAATCATTGTGGCTAGCCATGCCTAAGGGTtctttgtaaattgtaatgaGTTAATTTCTTACACACAcaataagaaagagagaaagagaggagaagCTAGCAAGTTTATTTGTCTCTGTGAAAATAATTTATCGAtttggtttttatatatatccttCTAGTTGAGAAAGAATCCacatgttataacttataataaGCACATTTATTCTATATGATATGTACCTTAAGGGATTATTTCATTTGAGTCTCCAATATTCCTTCAAGGCTTTATTTATGACTCTGCATGCCTACTTATCTTATTCGCATTGtacacctttaaaaaaaaaacaaaatcaactcTACACATGCTTTCAGTAATAACTCTATAGGTAGACATCCTTGAGGAATGAGGATAATTATAATTAAGAACATGGACAACTTCAATAATATTGTTGTTAGCAAAGGAAAAGACAGAAAACTAAAATGAAGTTAATCATGACCAATATCTGATCCATTTATAACAAGAAAATCAAGCAGTATATGCATCATCTATAAATATAGGGTCTATTTATGTACATTGAGCATCAGAATATTGTTCTTATTCTCTACATAAATTTGGCCAAAGCTTCagatttctttctctttctaacGTTTATTGGGTTGTCGTTGGATGCTTGGAGATTAGCAACTTGTTTGCAGTTCACTGTTCACATGCCAAATGATTTTCTCGAAGTACATCTttgcattttaaatttttaatagattTCCCATTCAATTAATTTTACCACTAATTAAGAAgccatgattttatttttattgtctgAATCTGGAAATCATACTGTCATAGTAGGCCTGTTTGTAGGTTTAAACAGAGACATGAAAGAAAAGTGtgcaatttttttctcatgaaTCATATTCATAACCATCGCAAG contains these protein-coding regions:
- the LOC126719312 gene encoding uncharacterized protein LOC126719312, which codes for MASHNDFHLSSPPADCVCVWQILPPHPQANDTNPNPNNLEVALPQTLPPAIDTEPKPKTLGDKIGVHWFCMLILILIIVVIIATVLGIYFGNAPRPNLQVYAVFVCPFNISGSYITSKWDFYLLLRNPYHNSFYYSLFDLSLFYKSKFLSGNSIEPFVQPRKDQRAIKVKLDTSSMYVEDRVMEDIIAEKNTGVVKFDLKMKVNIWTRWFSTMDKMKLNIICEDIMVGVPSNTSVGRFLGRPRKCKVKRR